In one window of Acanthochromis polyacanthus isolate Apoly-LR-REF ecotype Palm Island chromosome 8, KAUST_Apoly_ChrSc, whole genome shotgun sequence DNA:
- the LOC110958887 gene encoding synaptotagmin-A-like isoform X3, whose protein sequence is MRLGAGNRSQPGPRAGVSRASGEWRLLTGQDHSHDSEHCNGGDVVNQDSIEKCAADVAQLVQEEGLNCLINNAGINVVADFHSVTAEKMIENFHTNSVAPLMITKAFLPLLKRAASRGALAGSKTMSIQRAAVINMSSLLGSVELNWGERGNTFKWYPYRTSKWKCKSSRHGLAAQQDGKIEEKEELSFIFLITEPTWMQSLMVTIIDLVAPVELISSSGELKMPFSDAIKYSILAISVTLLLLALGILAWQIFRCCTQTHNMYNQHDTVSSNLLYTDEKPTTAGNYSGAPSTKVEDVSTEAHRLSRCLSQTSFPSSGSSQRDEDMGEQESIKKHIFIHQVDGSLRFSVYYDRLQSRLVVTVLQVEGLLQLSQTCSLQPFVKLRLMWAGSETVEVEGFTNEEGEETLPVLWTVLQEWRTRTVKGSCSPLYGDQFSCVLQEDKLHHVSLRMEVKDFDKFSRHTVLGEVRLPIGQLNIFYPLELQEELQVPQKDLVGEVLLSLKFLPTSQRLEVGLLKVRMVLTEMCSDAALYARISVQCNQCKLRYQKTSAVARCLVTVFNQVLMFSLPEFPVEQGKISISVYETHTARKSTKRLIGQLSVGKERSKEDEHWTSMMRSVRQPVAKWHSLLI, encoded by the exons ATGCGGCTCGGTGCTGGTAACCGGAGCCAACCGGGGCCTCGGGCTGGAGTTAGTCGAGCGTCTGGCGAGTGGAGGCTTCTCACCGGGCAAGATCATAGCCACGACTCGGAACACTGCAACGGCGGAG ATGTAGTGAACCAGGACAGCATAGAGAAGTGTGCAGCAGACGTGGCTCAGCTGGTGCAAGAAGAAGGTCTGAACTGTCTGATCAACAACGCGGGGATCAACGTGGTGGCCGACTTTCATTCTGTTACTGCAGAGAAGATGATAGAAAACTTCCACACCAATTCTGTGGCTCCTCTAATGATCACCAAG GCCTTTCTGCCTCTGTTGAAGCGAGCGGCATCCAGAGGAGCATTAGCTGGCTCTAAGACTATGAGCATCCAGAGAGCAGCAGTCATTAACATGAGCTCTCTGCTGGGCTCAGTGGAGCTCAACTGGGGGGAGAGGGGCAACACCTTCAAATGGTATCCCTACAGGACCTCCAAG TGGAAATGTAAGAGCTCCCGGCATGGATTAGCCGCACAGCAAGATGgtaaaattgaagaaaaagaagagctgAGTTTCATATTTCTCATTACAG AGCCCACATGGATGCAGAGCCTCATGGTGACTATTATAGACCTCGTGGCTCCCGTGGAGCTGATTTCATCCTCTGGAGAACTGAAGATGCCATTTTCAGATGCCATCAAGTACAGCATTCTGGCCATCTCAGTCACTCTCCTGCTGCTGGCGCTGGGCATCCTGGCCTGGCAGATCTTCAgatgctgcacacagacacacaatatgTACAACCAGCATGACACGG TGAGCAGTAACCTCCTTTACACAGATGAGAAGCCAACAACTGCAGGAAACTACTCAGGAGCTCCAAGTACTAAG GTGGAGGATGTCAGCACGGAGGCCCACAGACTGAGTCGATGTTTGTCTCAGACATCGTTTCCGTCCTCAGGATCCAGCCAGAGAGACGAGGACATGGGAGAGCAGGAAAGCATTAAAAAG CACATCTTCATTCACCAGGTTGATGGATCGCTTCGGTTCTCCGTCTACTATGACCGGCTGCAGTCGCGTCTGGTTGTCACCGTGTTGCAGGTCGAGGGTCTTTTGCAGCTCAGCCAGACCTGCAGCCTCCAGCCGTTTGTGAAACTACGACTCATGTGGGCTGGATCAGAGACGGTGGAGGTGGAGGGCTTCACAAATGAGGAG GGTGAAGAGACGCTGCCTGTTCTGTGGACGGTGCTGCAGGAGTGGAGAACTCGCACTGTGAAAGGAAGCTGCAGCCCTTTATATGGAGACCAGTTCAGCTGTGTTCTGCAGGAGGACAAGCTTCATCACGTCAGCCTCAGGATGGAG GTGAAGGACTTTGATAAATTCTCCAGACACACAGTGTTGGGGGAGGTGAGGCTTCCTATCGGGCAGCTCAACATCTTTTACCCTCTGGAGCTACAAGAGGAGCTGCAGGTACCCCAGAAG GATCTTGTTGGAGAGGTGCTGCTGTCGTTGAAGTTTCTTCCCACTTCTCAGAGGCTTGAGGTCGGCCTGCTGAAGGTCAGGATGGTCCTCACTGAGATGTGCTCGGATGCAG CCCTGTATGCCAGGATCAGCGTCCAGTGTAACCAGTGCAAGCTGAGGTACCAGAAAACCTCTGCAGTGGCTCGCTGCCTGGTGACCGTCTTCAATCAGGTCCTCATGTTCTCCCTGCCAGAGTTTCCCGTGGAGCAGGGCAAGATTTCGATCTCTGTGTATGAGACTCACACAGCCAGGAAATCAACCAAACGTCTGATCGGACAGCTGAGTGTGGGGAAGGAGAGGAGCAAAGAGGATGAGCACTGGACCTCGATGATGCGCTCAGTCCGCCAGCCAGTAGCAAAGTGGCACAGCCTGCTGATCTGA
- the LOC110958887 gene encoding synaptotagmin-A-like isoform X1 → MSGGAANFIKCGSVLVTGANRGLGLELVERLASGGFSPGKIIATTRNTATAEKLQELAEKHPNIHIVTLDVVNQDSIEKCAADVAQLVQEEGLNCLINNAGINVVADFHSVTAEKMIENFHTNSVAPLMITKAFLPLLKRAASRGALAGSKTMSIQRAAVINMSSLLGSVELNWGERGNTFKWYPYRTSKWKCKSSRHGLAAQQDGKIEEKEELSFIFLITEPTWMQSLMVTIIDLVAPVELISSSGELKMPFSDAIKYSILAISVTLLLLALGILAWQIFRCCTQTHNMYNQHDTVSSNLLYTDEKPTTAGNYSGAPSTKVEDVSTEAHRLSRCLSQTSFPSSGSSQRDEDMGEQESIKKHIFIHQVDGSLRFSVYYDRLQSRLVVTVLQVEGLLQLSQTCSLQPFVKLRLMWAGSETVEVEGFTNEEGEETLPVLWTVLQEWRTRTVKGSCSPLYGDQFSCVLQEDKLHHVSLRMEVKDFDKFSRHTVLGEVRLPIGQLNIFYPLELQEELQVPQKDLVGEVLLSLKFLPTSQRLEVGLLKVRMVLTEMCSDAALYARISVQCNQCKLRYQKTSAVARCLVTVFNQVLMFSLPEFPVEQGKISISVYETHTARKSTKRLIGQLSVGKERSKEDEHWTSMMRSVRQPVAKWHSLLI, encoded by the exons ATGAGTGGCGGTGCTGCGAATTTCATAAAATGCGGCTCGGTGCTGGTAACCGGAGCCAACCGGGGCCTCGGGCTGGAGTTAGTCGAGCGTCTGGCGAGTGGAGGCTTCTCACCGGGCAAGATCATAGCCACGACTCGGAACACTGCAACGGCGGAG AAACTTCAGGAACTGGCAGAGAAGCATCCAAACATCCACATAGTCACTTTAG ATGTAGTGAACCAGGACAGCATAGAGAAGTGTGCAGCAGACGTGGCTCAGCTGGTGCAAGAAGAAGGTCTGAACTGTCTGATCAACAACGCGGGGATCAACGTGGTGGCCGACTTTCATTCTGTTACTGCAGAGAAGATGATAGAAAACTTCCACACCAATTCTGTGGCTCCTCTAATGATCACCAAG GCCTTTCTGCCTCTGTTGAAGCGAGCGGCATCCAGAGGAGCATTAGCTGGCTCTAAGACTATGAGCATCCAGAGAGCAGCAGTCATTAACATGAGCTCTCTGCTGGGCTCAGTGGAGCTCAACTGGGGGGAGAGGGGCAACACCTTCAAATGGTATCCCTACAGGACCTCCAAG TGGAAATGTAAGAGCTCCCGGCATGGATTAGCCGCACAGCAAGATGgtaaaattgaagaaaaagaagagctgAGTTTCATATTTCTCATTACAG AGCCCACATGGATGCAGAGCCTCATGGTGACTATTATAGACCTCGTGGCTCCCGTGGAGCTGATTTCATCCTCTGGAGAACTGAAGATGCCATTTTCAGATGCCATCAAGTACAGCATTCTGGCCATCTCAGTCACTCTCCTGCTGCTGGCGCTGGGCATCCTGGCCTGGCAGATCTTCAgatgctgcacacagacacacaatatgTACAACCAGCATGACACGG TGAGCAGTAACCTCCTTTACACAGATGAGAAGCCAACAACTGCAGGAAACTACTCAGGAGCTCCAAGTACTAAG GTGGAGGATGTCAGCACGGAGGCCCACAGACTGAGTCGATGTTTGTCTCAGACATCGTTTCCGTCCTCAGGATCCAGCCAGAGAGACGAGGACATGGGAGAGCAGGAAAGCATTAAAAAG CACATCTTCATTCACCAGGTTGATGGATCGCTTCGGTTCTCCGTCTACTATGACCGGCTGCAGTCGCGTCTGGTTGTCACCGTGTTGCAGGTCGAGGGTCTTTTGCAGCTCAGCCAGACCTGCAGCCTCCAGCCGTTTGTGAAACTACGACTCATGTGGGCTGGATCAGAGACGGTGGAGGTGGAGGGCTTCACAAATGAGGAG GGTGAAGAGACGCTGCCTGTTCTGTGGACGGTGCTGCAGGAGTGGAGAACTCGCACTGTGAAAGGAAGCTGCAGCCCTTTATATGGAGACCAGTTCAGCTGTGTTCTGCAGGAGGACAAGCTTCATCACGTCAGCCTCAGGATGGAG GTGAAGGACTTTGATAAATTCTCCAGACACACAGTGTTGGGGGAGGTGAGGCTTCCTATCGGGCAGCTCAACATCTTTTACCCTCTGGAGCTACAAGAGGAGCTGCAGGTACCCCAGAAG GATCTTGTTGGAGAGGTGCTGCTGTCGTTGAAGTTTCTTCCCACTTCTCAGAGGCTTGAGGTCGGCCTGCTGAAGGTCAGGATGGTCCTCACTGAGATGTGCTCGGATGCAG CCCTGTATGCCAGGATCAGCGTCCAGTGTAACCAGTGCAAGCTGAGGTACCAGAAAACCTCTGCAGTGGCTCGCTGCCTGGTGACCGTCTTCAATCAGGTCCTCATGTTCTCCCTGCCAGAGTTTCCCGTGGAGCAGGGCAAGATTTCGATCTCTGTGTATGAGACTCACACAGCCAGGAAATCAACCAAACGTCTGATCGGACAGCTGAGTGTGGGGAAGGAGAGGAGCAAAGAGGATGAGCACTGGACCTCGATGATGCGCTCAGTCCGCCAGCCAGTAGCAAAGTGGCACAGCCTGCTGATCTGA
- the LOC110958887 gene encoding synaptotagmin-1-like isoform X2, with the protein MSGGAANFIKCGSVLVTGANRGLGLELVERLASGGFSPGKIIATTRNTATAEKLQELAEKHPNIHIVTLDVVNQDSIEKCAADVAQLVQEEGLNCLINNAGINVVADFHSVTAEKMIENFHTNSVAPLMITKAFLPLLKRAASRGALAGSKTMSIQRAAVINMSSLLGSVELNWGERGNTFKWYPYRTSKWKCKSSRHGLAAQQDGKIEEKEELSFIFLITEPTWMQSLMVTIIDLVAPVELISSSGELKMPFSDAIKYSILAISVTLLLLALGILAWQIFRCCTQTHNMYNQHDTVSSNLLYTDEKPTTAGNYSGAPSTKVEDVSTEAHRLSRCLSQTSFPSSGSSQRDEDMGEQESIKKVDGSLRFSVYYDRLQSRLVVTVLQVEGLLQLSQTCSLQPFVKLRLMWAGSETVEVEGFTNEEGEETLPVLWTVLQEWRTRTVKGSCSPLYGDQFSCVLQEDKLHHVSLRMEVKDFDKFSRHTVLGEVRLPIGQLNIFYPLELQEELQVPQKDLVGEVLLSLKFLPTSQRLEVGLLKVRMVLTEMCSDAALYARISVQCNQCKLRYQKTSAVARCLVTVFNQVLMFSLPEFPVEQGKISISVYETHTARKSTKRLIGQLSVGKERSKEDEHWTSMMRSVRQPVAKWHSLLI; encoded by the exons ATGAGTGGCGGTGCTGCGAATTTCATAAAATGCGGCTCGGTGCTGGTAACCGGAGCCAACCGGGGCCTCGGGCTGGAGTTAGTCGAGCGTCTGGCGAGTGGAGGCTTCTCACCGGGCAAGATCATAGCCACGACTCGGAACACTGCAACGGCGGAG AAACTTCAGGAACTGGCAGAGAAGCATCCAAACATCCACATAGTCACTTTAG ATGTAGTGAACCAGGACAGCATAGAGAAGTGTGCAGCAGACGTGGCTCAGCTGGTGCAAGAAGAAGGTCTGAACTGTCTGATCAACAACGCGGGGATCAACGTGGTGGCCGACTTTCATTCTGTTACTGCAGAGAAGATGATAGAAAACTTCCACACCAATTCTGTGGCTCCTCTAATGATCACCAAG GCCTTTCTGCCTCTGTTGAAGCGAGCGGCATCCAGAGGAGCATTAGCTGGCTCTAAGACTATGAGCATCCAGAGAGCAGCAGTCATTAACATGAGCTCTCTGCTGGGCTCAGTGGAGCTCAACTGGGGGGAGAGGGGCAACACCTTCAAATGGTATCCCTACAGGACCTCCAAG TGGAAATGTAAGAGCTCCCGGCATGGATTAGCCGCACAGCAAGATGgtaaaattgaagaaaaagaagagctgAGTTTCATATTTCTCATTACAG AGCCCACATGGATGCAGAGCCTCATGGTGACTATTATAGACCTCGTGGCTCCCGTGGAGCTGATTTCATCCTCTGGAGAACTGAAGATGCCATTTTCAGATGCCATCAAGTACAGCATTCTGGCCATCTCAGTCACTCTCCTGCTGCTGGCGCTGGGCATCCTGGCCTGGCAGATCTTCAgatgctgcacacagacacacaatatgTACAACCAGCATGACACGG TGAGCAGTAACCTCCTTTACACAGATGAGAAGCCAACAACTGCAGGAAACTACTCAGGAGCTCCAAGTACTAAG GTGGAGGATGTCAGCACGGAGGCCCACAGACTGAGTCGATGTTTGTCTCAGACATCGTTTCCGTCCTCAGGATCCAGCCAGAGAGACGAGGACATGGGAGAGCAGGAAAGCATTAAAAAG GTTGATGGATCGCTTCGGTTCTCCGTCTACTATGACCGGCTGCAGTCGCGTCTGGTTGTCACCGTGTTGCAGGTCGAGGGTCTTTTGCAGCTCAGCCAGACCTGCAGCCTCCAGCCGTTTGTGAAACTACGACTCATGTGGGCTGGATCAGAGACGGTGGAGGTGGAGGGCTTCACAAATGAGGAG GGTGAAGAGACGCTGCCTGTTCTGTGGACGGTGCTGCAGGAGTGGAGAACTCGCACTGTGAAAGGAAGCTGCAGCCCTTTATATGGAGACCAGTTCAGCTGTGTTCTGCAGGAGGACAAGCTTCATCACGTCAGCCTCAGGATGGAG GTGAAGGACTTTGATAAATTCTCCAGACACACAGTGTTGGGGGAGGTGAGGCTTCCTATCGGGCAGCTCAACATCTTTTACCCTCTGGAGCTACAAGAGGAGCTGCAGGTACCCCAGAAG GATCTTGTTGGAGAGGTGCTGCTGTCGTTGAAGTTTCTTCCCACTTCTCAGAGGCTTGAGGTCGGCCTGCTGAAGGTCAGGATGGTCCTCACTGAGATGTGCTCGGATGCAG CCCTGTATGCCAGGATCAGCGTCCAGTGTAACCAGTGCAAGCTGAGGTACCAGAAAACCTCTGCAGTGGCTCGCTGCCTGGTGACCGTCTTCAATCAGGTCCTCATGTTCTCCCTGCCAGAGTTTCCCGTGGAGCAGGGCAAGATTTCGATCTCTGTGTATGAGACTCACACAGCCAGGAAATCAACCAAACGTCTGATCGGACAGCTGAGTGTGGGGAAGGAGAGGAGCAAAGAGGATGAGCACTGGACCTCGATGATGCGCTCAGTCCGCCAGCCAGTAGCAAAGTGGCACAGCCTGCTGATCTGA
- the LOC110958887 gene encoding synaptotagmin-2-like isoform X4 produces MIENFHTNSVAPLMITKAFLPLLKRAASRGALAGSKTMSIQRAAVINMSSLLGSVELNWGERGNTFKWYPYRTSKWKCKSSRHGLAAQQDGKIEEKEELSFIFLITEPTWMQSLMVTIIDLVAPVELISSSGELKMPFSDAIKYSILAISVTLLLLALGILAWQIFRCCTQTHNMYNQHDTVSSNLLYTDEKPTTAGNYSGAPSTKVEDVSTEAHRLSRCLSQTSFPSSGSSQRDEDMGEQESIKKHIFIHQVDGSLRFSVYYDRLQSRLVVTVLQVEGLLQLSQTCSLQPFVKLRLMWAGSETVEVEGFTNEEGEETLPVLWTVLQEWRTRTVKGSCSPLYGDQFSCVLQEDKLHHVSLRMEVKDFDKFSRHTVLGEVRLPIGQLNIFYPLELQEELQVPQKDLVGEVLLSLKFLPTSQRLEVGLLKVRMVLTEMCSDAALYARISVQCNQCKLRYQKTSAVARCLVTVFNQVLMFSLPEFPVEQGKISISVYETHTARKSTKRLIGQLSVGKERSKEDEHWTSMMRSVRQPVAKWHSLLI; encoded by the exons ATGATAGAAAACTTCCACACCAATTCTGTGGCTCCTCTAATGATCACCAAG GCCTTTCTGCCTCTGTTGAAGCGAGCGGCATCCAGAGGAGCATTAGCTGGCTCTAAGACTATGAGCATCCAGAGAGCAGCAGTCATTAACATGAGCTCTCTGCTGGGCTCAGTGGAGCTCAACTGGGGGGAGAGGGGCAACACCTTCAAATGGTATCCCTACAGGACCTCCAAG TGGAAATGTAAGAGCTCCCGGCATGGATTAGCCGCACAGCAAGATGgtaaaattgaagaaaaagaagagctgAGTTTCATATTTCTCATTACAG AGCCCACATGGATGCAGAGCCTCATGGTGACTATTATAGACCTCGTGGCTCCCGTGGAGCTGATTTCATCCTCTGGAGAACTGAAGATGCCATTTTCAGATGCCATCAAGTACAGCATTCTGGCCATCTCAGTCACTCTCCTGCTGCTGGCGCTGGGCATCCTGGCCTGGCAGATCTTCAgatgctgcacacagacacacaatatgTACAACCAGCATGACACGG TGAGCAGTAACCTCCTTTACACAGATGAGAAGCCAACAACTGCAGGAAACTACTCAGGAGCTCCAAGTACTAAG GTGGAGGATGTCAGCACGGAGGCCCACAGACTGAGTCGATGTTTGTCTCAGACATCGTTTCCGTCCTCAGGATCCAGCCAGAGAGACGAGGACATGGGAGAGCAGGAAAGCATTAAAAAG CACATCTTCATTCACCAGGTTGATGGATCGCTTCGGTTCTCCGTCTACTATGACCGGCTGCAGTCGCGTCTGGTTGTCACCGTGTTGCAGGTCGAGGGTCTTTTGCAGCTCAGCCAGACCTGCAGCCTCCAGCCGTTTGTGAAACTACGACTCATGTGGGCTGGATCAGAGACGGTGGAGGTGGAGGGCTTCACAAATGAGGAG GGTGAAGAGACGCTGCCTGTTCTGTGGACGGTGCTGCAGGAGTGGAGAACTCGCACTGTGAAAGGAAGCTGCAGCCCTTTATATGGAGACCAGTTCAGCTGTGTTCTGCAGGAGGACAAGCTTCATCACGTCAGCCTCAGGATGGAG GTGAAGGACTTTGATAAATTCTCCAGACACACAGTGTTGGGGGAGGTGAGGCTTCCTATCGGGCAGCTCAACATCTTTTACCCTCTGGAGCTACAAGAGGAGCTGCAGGTACCCCAGAAG GATCTTGTTGGAGAGGTGCTGCTGTCGTTGAAGTTTCTTCCCACTTCTCAGAGGCTTGAGGTCGGCCTGCTGAAGGTCAGGATGGTCCTCACTGAGATGTGCTCGGATGCAG CCCTGTATGCCAGGATCAGCGTCCAGTGTAACCAGTGCAAGCTGAGGTACCAGAAAACCTCTGCAGTGGCTCGCTGCCTGGTGACCGTCTTCAATCAGGTCCTCATGTTCTCCCTGCCAGAGTTTCCCGTGGAGCAGGGCAAGATTTCGATCTCTGTGTATGAGACTCACACAGCCAGGAAATCAACCAAACGTCTGATCGGACAGCTGAGTGTGGGGAAGGAGAGGAGCAAAGAGGATGAGCACTGGACCTCGATGATGCGCTCAGTCCGCCAGCCAGTAGCAAAGTGGCACAGCCTGCTGATCTGA